DNA sequence from the Liolophura sinensis isolate JHLJ2023 chromosome 1, CUHK_Ljap_v2, whole genome shotgun sequence genome:
CCTGATGCAATTACCCTGTCACCCACAGTAATTATCATGGTCAACACAAAGTGCAAGCATGTCTGTTCACTAGGCAATCTCGCCAACTAATACTACTACAGCCATAACTTGTAATATTTGGCCAATCTTGTCAGCTCATTAACATACAGGTTTACCTAAACCTTTATTCCTTCAATCTATCTTTAAATACAatgactgtatacatatatccacCACTGTATATAATTCATACCAATAAgtcaaaaaaacataaatgattaCTCTTAATAAGTCAACCAACGTTTACTCAGACAAAGTAGTGACATAATATAAGACCTCTATGCCACAGTCACTTATAATTCTGtgatcagaaataaaaaaatatttaataaaaaagaaaaaaaaaagggaaaccATGTTTTAGTGAACGCTTCAATGAATTGTGACTTTAAAAGATTGTGCTTCAACCACCTTAAAACTGGACCATTATTACATTTTCCCCCCATTTCTAGGCTGTGTATGAATGGGACGTGTCATGGAGAATATAAACTAACTAATATATACAGAGAGAAAAGCTTATGCTCAGTTTAATTAACCACATCCACGTGATAATCATGTATGTAATGCTGTCCAAAATGTGACcagcaacaaaacaacaaattttcaaGTATTTATATGGTGTTTCGGAAATGATTACATCTTGCTTACCAAGCAGCAACGAACTGTCCATGCCAAGCTGCTGGAAGGCCAACTAAAGACTAATTAACACTAGGTACAGGTTCCTTTGTCAGTTAACTTTTTGAGtcatacaagtatatgtacatatgtagcttCACAGCCTTGATTAACATttcatgtgacaaaaaaaacaagataaaattCCAAGCTGAACTATCACAACATCCTTCTGACAAAATTTTATATCAATTCATTCCAAAAGAACATTATTCCTAGTACCAATATGGACAGAGAACTATCATAGCCAAGACTACACTGCATTAGTCTGTTTGGCTCAAAGAATGAGCGCACAGGGTGTATCTAAGAAACCATAGTCTGTAAATGCAGTTATGCAATTAAATATTGAGGTTCTTCTTCCCATATGTCctgcatgtaaattttgtaaaaacttAGTTTCTTCTCCCCATGATCTTCTGGCATGGTGAAGGCATCCTCATTTGTTGGGGGAGGGTTGAGGATGATGAGTTAGCTGTAGGACAGCAGGGGTAAAGGTTCTTCTGGAAACTCGATGACATATCTGATGGTAAAAAGCTTGACGGTAAGCTTGGTTTTTCCAGGCATAGATCAGTGGATTCATGGCAGAGTTTGCAATACCCAGAAACACGCTGAACTGACCAATAATCGACACATTAAAATCCAACTGGACGATCAAACAGAGCTGAATAGCGCAGAAGGGCAGCCAACAAATGCTGAAGCATAAAAATACTACTGCCATCAACTTGGCACTGTTAGCATTCTTTAGGAACTCTGAGTTGGTGGCAGGCTCCTGGATTCTGCCTTGTGCTTGTTCTGCTGCAATTCTTCGTCTCTGTTTTCTTGCTGTTTGAAGGATCAGAGCATACAGCACAAACATGACTATCGACAGTACCACAAAGTGGAGTGCAACAATCATAATGTAGGTTTTGGTCATAGCTTGTTGATAGAAGCACAACACTTGAGTCCCCACTTGCCAGGCATTCCAGCCGAAAATTGGGAGATGAGACAAGACGAAAGCATAGACCCAGCTAAGAGCGATGAGGCTGTAGATCAACCTATTCGACATTACAATGATGTACTGGAATGGGTAACACACAAACAGGAAGCGATCAAACACTGTGATGACAAGACACAGCAGAGAGGCAGTGCTGGAAAAGATGATCACACAGAAACTGTAGAGACAGCCCAATCTGTTGAACTGTAATCCAGGCAGAAGGATGACCAAAGCCTCATAAGGTAAGCAAAGTCCAAGTGCAAGATCAGCTATTGCCAAGTTCACCACAAACTTGCTTGTAAAGGACCAAAGATACCGTGACCTAGAAATTGTGATGATTACCAGCAGATTTCCAGAAATGATGAATAAACTTAAAAGCAGCTGAAAAGACACAGTCACCCAGGCTACAATCGGTAAAGCCTTTTCCTCTTCAGTATAGTTCTTCGTTGAAGCCATCGAAGACAAATTGAATCTGTTATCAGACATCTTGTCTGggtttgtacatgtgttatctgAATACAAACTGTGTTCAGAGACAAGGGCTTAATGCAAGTCTAAATAAATCTAATTATTCACACGGAATGAAATGGATGCTCAGGTGATCTTATGACTAGGCTACTGTACATACTCCAATAAGATGAAAGCTCATACCACTTCCAGTCTCTGCACCAATGATTTTACCTGTCTGCCTAAGAATAGGACAAAGAAATCTCGACACACCAATCAACATGCTTCACAGAAAATGAGTccatgtaaagtacatgtaaatacatatgccTACATAAAGGCAGACAGATAATGTCAAGAAACCACAATTTCCAGCCATGGACAATATAATCACATGCACCTGTGTCCTATAATAGCCTAAAATGTGCTATGTTTTGTTCATGCCAAAGGTTTTACAGACCAGCCTAAAGCTAAACTTCCAaccatttatatgtacatctgattGGCCTGGATTTGTATGAGGAAGTTACATCAAGCATGAACAGCATTCCAATTGGGCTTCCTGCCTAAGATCAGAAGATTGCATTGAGgcttaaaggtaaaaaaaaacactagcaTGTGGTATAagtcagataaaagaccattaaatagtGTTCATGAAAATAGTTAgatttatttttgaagaatataattcaaccaagtaaaatgcatttggaaCTTTGGATTCTAAAGTGGCGTTTTCTTACCATACTATGACAAGAGATGTTCTATTAGCTGCAAAttgacacacacacagactgctaaaTTTCACTGTTCAACATGCATCTACATTTATAGCTATGAATGGATTCTTGGAACAAACTATTTGAAGGCAACACTACTGCCGAGATGTCATTGAATCTCTCTGGGTCCCAATAGACCAATGgtatcctatgttttaaatgtgttttgctCAGTAAGAAAAatcctaaaaaaataaatcgaactattttcctctgtagtgtttaatggtcttctATCTGATAAATACTTAATTTTAgcctttttgttgtttttaaattttactgaaaacagaaatactGACTGCTGAGtatttgcatttatatatttatttatatgattggtgttttatgccacaatcaagaatatttcacttattctgaTGACAGcctgagcattatggtgggaggaacctgggcagagcctggggagaaacccacaactattTGCGACTTTTGGTATGACCTTCCGCCATAcaatcagagaggaagccagtatggaTTTGTTTGTGCACTTATCTGCTTAAGGTTGGTTAATTTTACAGAAAGATCTGCCTTTCTTTCCaatcaacaaaaaacacaaataaatatttcattggcTTCCACCTGTCACTGATCGACTTTTAGATTAGTATTTGCACGATAAAGAATGCTTTTAAAACCTGCACTAATTAGGATCaggattttaaaactttattataCATGCTACTTTTGACCATTGTCTGCCAGTATTTGCTTAAACCTCTCTACTTATGGTCCAGCAAACACCACTAGTCAGTAATAAAAGAGCAACTTGTTCTAAAATTTTATCTCTATGATACTCATTGTACTAAAATgataacaaggcattcagagaatactggTAGCTcacctgatttatttatttaatttcatttggttttacaccatactcaagaacatttcacttatatgacggcagtcagcattatggtgagagggaaactgggcagagccaagcAGAAACGCATGACCAtatgcagattgctggcagaccttcccacgtacagaagccagcatgagctgcacttgaactcagagcgaccacattgctgggaggctcctgggctCTTGCGCCTCACTGGGGTGTTAACAGTCTTGACCATGGAGGTCCCACTGACTGAATGAGCACTCTGTAAAACATAATCTTCAAGTTccgtgatacattcaaatactgacctctaaACCCCTTTAACTTTATGTCAGACAGTCTGTTTTTCTTCAACAGgcaaacattacatgtatgtacacatcacaaatgtacagtaaatgtcCTGAACTTTCACCAATTCAAGTGTGTTTTCcatgcaaataaatgccataaaatattactttggtGATGCTTCTTGCATTTATTTAGATAGAATATCATACTACTTCCTAAACATGTACCATCCAAACTCATTTCAAAGACGAGCAGAACTCTCTGATCCTGACAAAATGTGCTActtagtcatgggcaaaatttgaGGACATTTACCATAAGGTTCATGAGCTAAATATTCGCACAAGACTAGGTTGCACATTTTGTCTCATTCAGAGAGTTCTATTTTTGTTGGGTtatctgaggtttgtttggaagatagggTGATATACTGCTGGAAAAATAGATCTGGTAGCCAAGAGCTCGCTGCAGGTTCCTCACAAACGCAAACCTTCAGCTCATTTCATAAAGTACCATTTATCGTCACAAGGATTCTACTACACAAAAAGATTGTCCtgaattttgtaactgatggtaattaacatgcatatagggaatcaacaatggaatattcccctcgtCACTGTGTTTCACAAGTATGAAAACTTCACTGAATATATCAAGTGCTTATTGAGAATAAAATTGCTTTATTAAGTCTTTACACACAAGCTAAAAAAAGCAGAAATGATGTGAGCATGGCAGAATCCTGATATGAACATCGTACAAAATGATCTTCATGTATACTTCATTTCAGAAATCAAACCTTGAAACGCAACTTTACGCATTGATGTATATTATACATCAACCTATACATATGCCATCCACATACAGTGAATGGTGCTGCAGTTCTATGCTTGGTTCTTTGGACACACACATCAGGTACATTGtcttactttatttttttcctatttaGGGACGGGTATACATCAATGCATTTCTCTTTTGTACAACATATTCAGAAACAAAACTTATccagaaatattttttacatgatCAGATAAGTTTTATGCTATTATTATGAGCCATGCAAAAGATGAActtgtaatttgtttaaaactaaATAGAACTTAAACTACAGTAGGTACATATACAAAGAGAGTGACCTGCTCTCACAAAATATGCACAGGTTGGAAAGAAGGGACAAAGAAATCCAGCATGAGCGTAAGGCATCCAGTAAGCCATACCTACAGTTTAACTGGGGTAGACATGGACTCAGAGGTATGTTTACCACACTAGAATCCATTTGCAATGAAGTTTATTTGGGTGAGAATTGCAAACCATCAGATATTATAGAAGTACACACTAAAGTTGTACAGagaaatgtcattttcaaaccACATCAACACAATGTCACACCTTATCCATATGATCAGATGACAGAGTATCCAAATTCTTACAATTAATCAATGAAACCTAAGTGTAGAAAACTACTGGAAGTCAACGACAGAAGAAGATTAAAGCCTGAACAGAAAGCATGCAGGGGTCATTTATCTCCAGTGCATAGGGCATACTAATCCTCAAACCGTGCATAATCCAGCCATTTATATCGCCCTTGATGACAACAAACGGTCAAAGGCACTGTGTGGCCATATATGCAGAACTATGTTCATTGAGGACAAactgccttccaccaatatggtctgcatatctgtacgtcacatgtgggaaagtttgtcagaaacttgcaataggttggtggtttacacctggcACTACGGTTTTCTGCACCGATATAAATGATTGGcattttatgactgaaaaattcttgaatatgatcTTACaagcaacaattaaataatgaaataaattgactgatgttattgtttattcatttattttaccgTGGATTTATGCCCAGCTGTTCATCTGTTACTATGGACTTGGTTACAGTGTCAGTTTCTACAACAAAACATTCCCACGAATAAATAGAACTTGTGCTTCCATAAGAATCTCTCGCCTTCTATGTCACTTTCAACTAACAACATGAAGCTCCAAAAAGATTAATGTGTTGCTGGGCTGGACATatgtgtgtcatattcaacaaataaatgtatatgaatcATGATCATCTAAAGTAAATTCAAAAGGTATCAGGTTAAGTGGATGTCAATAAATCACTTAAAAAAGTTCTGTGATACAATTAGCATCACACAATCTCTGAAGTCACTTGTAATGCTCCTTCGTAACACAGTCCACCTCACCAGAAAATCCCCTGGAGGGGAACAGGGTGAGGGGAATCCTTAAAGTTTAAGCTGGATAACGCTGTCACCTTTTTGGCAAAGACTTTGGAGTAGTTAGGGTTGTCCTGGGTGAGGTTGTTATGGATAGAGGGCATACCCCGGCGGGACTCCATCCCCAACAAATAGCTCTCTGCACTATTCCTCAGGAAGGGATCCATTAGCAAGATGATCAGTGGAGAAACGATCGGGAACAGAAACGTCAGGTAGAAGAAGATGAAGTGAAGGAGGCCCAGGTATGAAAAGCTCAGCTGACCGGCCTGTAGAGTGAGGACCAACAGGTAGGGAAAGTAACTGAGGAAGAACAGGATGATCAGGCCAATAGACATCTGACCTGTCCGCTTCAGGTAGCCAACGTACTTGTCAGCATCCACATCTCCATTGTACAAATCGAGGACAGCCTGCATGTTAACTCTCATGTAATAGTCCATCTGAATAGtcaccaccaccatcagcaCCACAAACAGCAGCAGGTGCGCAATCATCAGGTAGATATAAGCCACATTTAGCACAAAATGGTGGAAACATGCGCGTGGAGACTGCCATACATTGAGCCAGACCATAGGCAATACGGCTAGAACAATGGAGTAGAGCCACAGCAGCACAGTACACACATCTGACACACGATTACTGATGAGTTTGGTGTGCAGAGGAAAACGCAGTATCAGACAGCGATCAGCAACGAGGAAAACAAGGCTGCAGATTTGGCTTACGTAAGTCCAATAATAGAACATCACCTGTCCTAAACAGAAGTACTTGTTGTCAGAGAGGTTGAGCTCGCTCGCCCACAGGCCCACAGCATGGTACGCTAAAAACAGACCCATCAGAAAACTGCCTAGGGACAGACTGAAGACTAACTTAATGTGAGATCTCTGGAAATCCTTGGATCTCAGACATCCTGTGAGAGAGAATGCTGTGTGCATGATAATTGTGACCATCACTAAAGTGTTCAAGGTGGTCATCCCAATCTTCAGCTCAGAATTCAACTCAATATACGTCCTGTTGGAAaagaaagccattttttttgttttggtccAAAATGGTTAGAACTATCAAGTCAATCTACAGCTTATCTGAAGCTCTGTAAAATTTTGTCCCAACGATCATGGAAAGGTTTCCAGTAGCAAAAGTCCCGTTATTCCGAAATTATCATCCATTATAACCTTTCAATTTTAAGTCCTCATATACAGTGGTGATTTTTGGAGACAGCATATAACTACAATTAAACTTCTTCTGTAGAAAGTCTCCTTGCGACTTGAACATGTCCTTACACATAAGCCATTCCATATCTGtgggatatatatacatgtgtaggagGAATGTCATTATCCCACTGTAGAGTTCATGTCAGGTTCTATGAACCAGGGCAATGGGCTTCAATACAAGTAACTGGGAGGGGCCCCAGTCAAAATACCTCATGTAGCCCAAGAGTTGTTTATCTTACCCTATTAAATTCAACAGTAAGACTGGGGTGCTATTCAGCGGTAACACATTTGCTCACATATCACTTGTGACTGTGTCAAAGTCATGAACGGATGTATAAGTGATCACTGGTGAATGTGCCACACCCACtctgatatatattatatacatgcgAGACTGACataggtacatatacacaaaacaaCTTGGTAAAGTATTCCAACtaacaatgttttaaaagcaTTCTGTAACCATTAAAACTTTACAAGAATACCTTGATGAAGGcacctattacatgtatgcatgtaatagGTGCCAACCTTGTCTTAAAGCATGAGGAAATCAAGTTATTGAATattgtgaagtttgataaaaGGCTTTAACTATTGGGGAATCTCCCCAGGGGTGTAACACGAGACGTCTGTTTCGTAATCAAAACTATGTGTAGTGCACAAGTAGTATTGCCACACCTTGGTCTTCGTACATGGGCGTACCCTAGCTGGTTGTCTGGTATTCAGAGAAAGGATGTAAACTTACTGTGGGACAAACCAGCCATGCAAGCTATGAAAGGCTTAGTAGTCTGAGCACAAAACAACCAGTTTAACAGAGGAcctaaagaaaacacaaaatttagACTAACAACATGTTTCCATTTACCACTGCAAGCTGGTGAAATCGTTAAACACCTGAAATACTTCACTCTCCTTTTACTATTATCACTTCTTACAATCCTGagataaacatacatgtaggtgtagtCGTCACCAGATTTCAAATTATAATGAGTTGCCATAACTCAGATAGTCagtaacatcactgaaaacaagCATGAAAGGATTTCTTATCAATAGttttaaaaatatcaacatatatttacatataaaaagaAGTCCTTTTAGGAAAGTTAAGAAACTTAGGCCATTGATTATACAGCACACCGACCATGCTAATGGAGGATCTGGTTATATTTGAGTGATAGTTAACACTGCCGACCATTTATTGCCACCCTGACCAAGAGAATGCTGGAGGCAAGTGAATCTCAAGGCTTATGTCTCAGGCTTAAGGCTGAGTCGACCCTTAGTGTGAAATACAATTCTGGTTATGAGCGTGTGACAGTATAAAAGTATAGTTGCAATGAATAGTTGTACTGGGTTACCAGCTTTACTACCCTCCTTGCCAACcatttgcctggtctttgttTGGTGACAATACCCAACAAGCTGACAAACCATCTGACCTATATTCAAGGTACTGCTAAATACCAGTGTTTAAAGTCAGAATCTTAGCACACAGTGGTAATCCAttcatatgcacatgtatatcgcTGTAGTCATTTATTCCACAATTATTCTTTTTCATATATAGAAAATCTAGTCAGTATAACATAAGGTACCTGGGGCCGcttgttcaaaagtgtgttaaagataagccaggcttaaatcttaatatcaaCCTTTGTATAATATAAAACTAATGGGACTAGACGTCGCATTAGACGTCTAGATGTAAGGCCAATTTCCACTGCACTCCACATGGCACATAATAAAACAGAACACTACTTGTTATATATAACCATTTTGCACTGTACATTACCCTCAGTGGATGTATATATGCGTCTGATTGAACAGAAAAGGCCAGATGACTGGTTGGCAACATCTGATACATCATCCATATGCATATCTTTCAGGTTAATCTGTGATGTGTTAAACCTAACATCTCTACATGTCCATTATTTTCTATGTCTTCTTACAGACACTTTATCACAGTTCATCTATTTCTGTCAACACAAGGATTCTGTTTGTAATAGATTCTACGTCATAGTGAAGTATGTCTTCACTATGTTCAAAGGAACAGCTAAGCTGAGGTACCTGTGTACCTGGAAAGTATCTGATGTTGCTCAAGTCAGAAAACAGAATTTCAGATCCAAGAACAGGTACATACAGACTTTGAGATAAAACGCTCCACCATGATTTGGTGTTGTGATgtgtaaatataacacacacagacatgaTGATGAATATTTCCATAATCTTaacatcataaaacacaaaaaaggaCGGGGGTATTAGAAAGGAACATTTTGAATACTGTtccattatttacatgtatttgacaggGGTGAATGATTTGTGGGTAAAGATTGCACAACAGTACACAAGAGTACACTTTAATAATCACTGGTGTACAGTGGTTCCTAcagatatttcaaaacaaaaatgtgatgaCTTTTTTCATGACTTTTCATGACCAAATCAGACCAAAATTCTGTCAAGGTCTCCAAATTTCCCCTTTCGCTGCTCAGTTcactacattgtatgtacattatCCATTTATTATCCTTTTCAATAACATAATTCTTTTAGAAGTAGAATATATAGTcgtaaggtaaaaaaaaaaaaaaccttcaaacatgtacatataatccATGAATATTTATCTCAGCTACATAATAAACTCACCTGATCTAAGCTGCATTCCAGAGCAGTAAATTTGCTTTAACGATTAATAGTTATGTGTGTCAGAATATATTCTCAGGGACTttctttttgtgtatttaaagtAAGAAGTGacaaaaagttgaaaatatcAATATCTTTGGCAACTAACATATAATTAGCTACACATACTTGAAGGCGATATGATATGCCTTACATGCACTAATTTGTAACAGAGCACACAAGTACACATGTCGACATAAAGGAAGAAAAATTCATTACTTCAGCATGCCATACTCTTAAGATTTCAAAATTCGCGACTTTTTATTCATAACTGGGAACATTATTCACGGCTATTCAGGTTTTTACATAATTGTGGCAACTCGAAAAATACATTGCTGTATATGCAATTTATACCATAAAGTAAGTCTTTCTCAGTTTGCTATGTTCACAAGTTTCCCTGAAATACATTCTCTTGCCTGACGATATACAACACTGGATCATGATTACACAGGCTACGgagataatataatatattatccATATAACACATCTCCAAGCAAAACCTCTCAAGAATCGGAGTGATACTCATAATCTACCTCTAACTCCATATAGAAACATTCTTCCTAAGGGATACAGAAAACTGAATTAGGCCAAGCTCTGGGTCCCACTGATTACACTTCAtacatgacataaaattttgtccaagaCTGTCATATATTCTGCCTAATTCTGAAATCTTATAAATACGTTTCAAGGTTTGTTTGGATGCTTTTGGCATCCAAATATGAACTTTAATTTGTCCTTAAAAAGCACTTTTTAAAGGTGAAATGTTATGTCAGTTACTGCCGTAGTTTAGGATTTCATATTGCTTTCTACATTATTTCAGTCGTAcaacaagaatacatgtatctccttaTCTCAATGTCAACACATTTATAGTGCTGCAtgactggaatgccatgctgagCACACTAGGCATGATCCCCAGTGAGGAAAGGAGGCTGCACATTACTTCACATATACTATGATGAGCAATAAGCCAGCAAAACAGAAGTTAGATTTCAATCAAACTTCGGGAGATGAAATATTAGAAACCAAACTGCAGTAGGAATGACAACTGTCATGTGAAAACCAGTTGTTTTTAAACTGACAAAATCATGATCTGAACAGCTGTTCAACCATTCTTAATCCACCAGGTCTTGTTGGGCACATTTATTtatagagatgtacatgtaggtataccTAATGGGAAACTGGACATTCCATCACTATAATattgtgttttatgttattCGGTGAATAGTG
Encoded proteins:
- the LOC135482235 gene encoding adenosine receptor A3-like — its product is MAFFSNRTYIELNSELKIGMTTLNTLVMVTIIMHTAFSLTGCLRSKDFQRSHIKLVFSLSLGSFLMGLFLALFIISGNLLVIITISRSRYLWSFTSKFVVNLAIADLALGLCLPYEALVILLPGLQFNRLGCLYSFCVIIFSSTASLLCLVITVFDRFLFVCYPFQYIIVMSNRLIYSLIALSWVYAFVLSHLPIFGWNAWQVGTQVLCFYQQAMTKTYIMIVALHFVVLSIVMFVLYALILQTARKQRRRIAAEQAQGRIQEPATNSEFLKNANSAKLMAVVFLCFSICWLPFCAIQLCLIVQLDFNVSIIGQFSVFLGIANSAMNPLIYAWKNQAYRQAFYHQICHRVSRRTFTPAVLQLTHHPQPSPNK